The genomic interval AACTGCTCCCATATTTGAACTGAGATGTCCGCCGTTTTGACTTACAACTTCTAAAATTCGCTCTCTTATTTGCTTACATAGCTCATTTAATTCAGTTAAATTTTTGTTTTTTATATCCAAAATTTTATCCTAAAAGCTTTCTTAGCTCATCAAAAATTCGTTTATTTTGTTTTGGAAGACCGACTGTAATTCTAATCGCATTTAAGCCGTATCCTTTCAGATCTCTTACAATAAGACCTTTTTCAAGTAATTTTTGTGAAATTTCGCTTGACTTCTTACTTTCATCAAGTATAAAAGTTATGAAATTCGTATAGCTTTTGATAAATTTTATTCCGGTTGCGTTTGCAAATTTTTCATATTTTTTCATCTCTTTGAAATTATTTTTTATTGTTTTTTCAATAAATTTTTTATCCTGTAAAGCAGCTACTGCTGCAGCTAAACTTAAATTTGCAACATTAAACGGAGGACGAAGTTTATATAAAGCTGAAATTATTTTTTCATCAGCCACACCATACCCAACGCGAAGTCCGCCAAGTCCGTAAACTTTTGAAAAAGTGCCAAGATAAATCGCATTTTTTAATTTCACAATTTCCGCAGGTTCGATATGTTTGTGTTTATCTTTAAAACTTGCAAACTCGTTATAAGCCGCATCGATCACAACAAGAGTGTCATCATCTATACTTTTTATAAATTTAATCACATCTTTGGCATCAAGACATTCTCCAAGCGGATTGTTCGGTACGCACAGGAAAATTACCGAAATTTCATCCTTATGTGATTCGTAAAGCTCTTTTATCTCTTTTAAATCGTGAAATTTTGAAGCAGTGCTGAAATGTTTTGCTTTTGCATGTTTTGCATAAATTCCATACATTGAAAATGTTGTGCCGGCCGTTAAAATTCCATTGTTTTCATTACATTTTGCATGGATTAAAAACTCTATTATCTGATCACTTCCGGCACCTATTATTACATTTTTTTCGCTGACACCGTATTTGTCTGCAAGTGCACCTTTTAACTCAAACATGGAATCATCAGGGTAAAGATTTGCATGTTTTGCCATTTTATAAATTGCTTTTACAGCTTTTTTACCAGTTCCGAGCGGATTTTCATTGCTTGCCAGTTTTATTACATCGTCTTCTTTGACGCCATATTCGCGCACTACAAGTTCGACGGGCTTACCGGCTTCATAATTTTGTAAATTTTCTACGTAATCATTAAATTTCATATCTCTTCTCCTTTTATATAACTTCCAAGCCATGAAATTTCGTGGCCGACACTACTTGCAAGTTCTAAAACTCTTTTTACATTTTCATCGTCAATATGCCCGTCAAAATCAATGTAAAAAACGGTTCTGAACTCTTTCATTTTAGCGGGACGATTGATTAATTTAGTTAAGTTTATATTTTCATTTCTAAACATTTGCAAAAGCTCAACCAAAGCGCCCGGACGATGATCCGTTTTTGCCAAAATACTGGTTTTATCATTGTCGCTTTTTGCATTTTTAAAATCACTCAATATAAAAAATCTCGTGCGATTTGCAGCATTATCTTCGATTCTGTCAAACATTATAGGCACTTTGTAAAGATCGGCGGCTATTTTAGAGCAAATCGCGGCCGAATTAGGAGTACCGCTTGCCATTTGAGCGGCAAGCGCAGTTGATTTTGTCGCTACAAATTCAACCTCGCTTAAAGCATGATCATCTAAAAATTTAAGACATTGAGAATATCCCTGCGGATGTGAAAAAATCTTTTTAATCTGCGTTATATAATCACAACAGCTAACAAAAGAGTGATGTATATCAAGATAAATTTCTGCTACTATTTTTACTTTTTCATATTTTCGTAAGCAATCAAGCGTAACTCCTACGGCGCCTTCAGTGTTATTTTCTATAGGAACGACGCCGAATTTAGCTTCACCGTTTGTTATTTCTTTAAAAACGGCTTCTATATTTGCTAGCGGTAAATATGAGCTGATGGCGCCGAAACGTGCTTTTGCAGCTTGATGAGAATACGTTCCGTAAGGTCCTAAAAATGCAACATTTTGAGGTTTTTCCAAATTTCTGGAAATTGAGAAAATTTCAAAAAAAATCGCTTCAATCGCTTTTTTATTTAAATTTTTAGGTTTTAACGAATCAAGGCGACTGATAATCGAGCTTTCTCTTTCGGGACGATAGATCGCACCGCCTTTTGAAAGTTTAAGCTCACCGATTTTTTTTACGATTTCTAAACGACGATCAAGAGTTTTTACAAGTTCATCGTCAATTTCATCTATCAAATTTCTTAAATCATTTATATTTTGCACTTAAAACCTCCAAAAATTCTCCGACATATTTGTAAATTTCATCCAAAATTTCAGGCTTTACACCGGAATTTTGCACGCTTGAAACTTTTCCGCTTAAAACTAAAGCCGTTTGCATACCAAGATTTTTAGCACCCGACAAATCGCCTCTTGCATCGTCACTAATTATTTTTATATCTTTAAAATTTAATGAATTATCTTGCTTTTTTATCAAATTCAAAGCTGTTTGAAAAAATTTTACGCTTGGTTTACCGACTGCTTTATATTCGGTTCCCGTTGCATTTTTTATCATTGAAGCAATAGCTCCTACTCCAGGAAAAAGTCTACCGTGTTTTTTATAAACGCTTGTTTCGTGCATAGGAATAAATTTTGCGCCGTCATTTATAAGCTCAATCATTGAAGCAAAATCGCTGAACTTGAAATCATCAAAACTGGCAACCATAACAGCTTTCGCATTTTTTAAATTTTGAGTATATCCAAGTTTTTGCATCGTGTTTATAAACTCATCGGCACCAAACATCGCAACTTCGCAAGGCTTTATAATATCATCCAAAACACAAAACGGATCCAAATAAGCACCGTCTTTGACAGCAAGCCCTTTTTGTCTCAAACTTGCCAAAAATTCGGCACTTGTGTGTTTTGTATTGTTTGTAATCACAATATATGGTAAATTTTTTTTATTTAAAAACTCAATTAGTTTGCATGCTCCATTTACAGGGCTTTTATCGGCATCACTTAAAAGTGTGCCTTGAACATCTATAAAAAAACTCATATAAACTCCCTTTCCAAAGCTATCAAATACTCAAAGCTCTCACGCCTTCTAATTAACCTGTCTGTGCCGTTTTCAAGCGCTACTTCAGCGCAACGAAGTCGTGAATTATAATTGCTTGACATACTAAATCCATAAGCTCCCGCGCTTTTTACCAAAAGTAAATCGCCGTTTTTAAGCTCCGGCAAATCTACGTTTTTAGCTAAAAAATCGCTGCTTTCACAAATCGGTCCGACTACATCGGCTTTTGAAATTTCATTTAAATTTTGAACAGAATTTTCATTCGAAATTTCGCCGTTTTGTTTTGAAACGACTGAAATTCCATGATGAGCGTTATATAAACTTGGACGAATCAGATCATTCATCGCACCGTCAACAATCACAAAACGTTTTTTTGAATTAAGCTTTTGATATAAAACTTTAGTTAGAAAAACACCGGCATTTGCGGTTAAAAAACGCCCA from Campylobacter hominis ATCC BAA-381 carries:
- the hisC gene encoding histidinol-phosphate transaminase encodes the protein MKFNDYVENLQNYEAGKPVELVVREYGVKEDDVIKLASNENPLGTGKKAVKAIYKMAKHANLYPDDSMFELKGALADKYGVSEKNVIIGAGSDQIIEFLIHAKCNENNGILTAGTTFSMYGIYAKHAKAKHFSTASKFHDLKEIKELYESHKDEISVIFLCVPNNPLGECLDAKDVIKFIKSIDDDTLVVIDAAYNEFASFKDKHKHIEPAEIVKLKNAIYLGTFSKVYGLGGLRVGYGVADEKIISALYKLRPPFNVANLSLAAAVAALQDKKFIEKTIKNNFKEMKKYEKFANATGIKFIKSYTNFITFILDESKKSSEISQKLLEKGLIVRDLKGYGLNAIRITVGLPKQNKRIFDELRKLLG
- the pheA gene encoding prephenate dehydratase, yielding MQNINDLRNLIDEIDDELVKTLDRRLEIVKKIGELKLSKGGAIYRPERESSIISRLDSLKPKNLNKKAIEAIFFEIFSISRNLEKPQNVAFLGPYGTYSHQAAKARFGAISSYLPLANIEAVFKEITNGEAKFGVVPIENNTEGAVGVTLDCLRKYEKVKIVAEIYLDIHHSFVSCCDYITQIKKIFSHPQGYSQCLKFLDDHALSEVEFVATKSTALAAQMASGTPNSAAICSKIAADLYKVPIMFDRIEDNAANRTRFFILSDFKNAKSDNDKTSILAKTDHRPGALVELLQMFRNENINLTKLINRPAKMKEFRTVFYIDFDGHIDDENVKRVLELASSVGHEISWLGSYIKGEEI
- a CDS encoding HAD-IIA family hydrolase, with product MSFFIDVQGTLLSDADKSPVNGACKLIEFLNKKNLPYIVITNNTKHTSAEFLASLRQKGLAVKDGAYLDPFCVLDDIIKPCEVAMFGADEFINTMQKLGYTQNLKNAKAVMVASFDDFKFSDFASMIELINDGAKFIPMHETSVYKKHGRLFPGVGAIASMIKNATGTEYKAVGKPSVKFFQTALNLIKKQDNSLNFKDIKIISDDARGDLSGAKNLGMQTALVLSGKVSSVQNSGVKPEILDEIYKYVGEFLEVLSAKYK